In a single window of the Chthoniobacterales bacterium genome:
- a CDS encoding beta-ketoacyl-[acyl-carrier-protein] synthase family protein, translated as MFMRNRVVVTGMGILAPNGIGLKAFWDSLVAGRSGVGPITRFDPSAFESRIAGEVKNFDPLDYIEPKFKPKRMARHTQFAFAAMKMALADAEFEPSRHPVDHPIPVMLGVSTTAMDILDDCWGDLSERGPRGVRAGVIDGQPQAATQVLTMALGISAHATTISSACPSGLDAVATAAAMIRRGEADIAVAGGTDAAITPVTMASFATAGLSSTRNSDPERASRPFDLLRDSGIISEGAGMLILENYETAVARGVTPHLEITGYGTQGDDYSSHELFGLGQTMRSALTSAGKNPEDVDYICAYGPGHPALDIVETDMIKRVFGRRAYSIPVSSIKGVTGNALSAAGPHQIITCALCFKHEMIPPTANYEVADPRCDLDYVPGRFRNRRINTALINVRGLGGGNSSLVVERVQE; from the coding sequence ATGTTCATGCGAAATCGCGTCGTTGTTACAGGAATGGGCATCCTAGCGCCCAATGGCATTGGCTTAAAAGCCTTTTGGGACTCGCTTGTCGCCGGCCGCAGTGGCGTCGGGCCGATTACGCGGTTTGATCCAAGCGCGTTCGAGAGCCGAATCGCCGGTGAGGTGAAGAATTTTGACCCTTTGGATTACATCGAGCCGAAGTTCAAGCCAAAGCGGATGGCGCGTCATACTCAGTTCGCCTTCGCCGCGATGAAGATGGCGCTCGCGGACGCTGAGTTCGAGCCATCGAGACATCCAGTCGATCATCCTATTCCGGTTATGCTGGGCGTCAGCACGACAGCGATGGACATTCTCGACGATTGTTGGGGTGATCTTTCCGAACGCGGGCCGCGAGGTGTCCGCGCGGGAGTAATAGATGGCCAACCGCAGGCGGCTACTCAAGTCCTGACGATGGCGTTGGGGATATCCGCGCATGCCACGACGATTTCATCAGCTTGTCCGTCAGGCTTGGATGCCGTTGCCACCGCTGCCGCGATGATTCGGAGGGGAGAGGCCGATATCGCGGTTGCTGGCGGGACTGATGCCGCGATTACGCCGGTAACCATGGCTAGTTTCGCCACCGCGGGGTTGAGTTCTACGCGCAATTCCGACCCGGAGCGCGCCAGCCGGCCTTTCGATCTGTTGCGAGATTCAGGCATTATTTCCGAGGGGGCCGGAATGCTGATCCTGGAAAATTACGAAACCGCCGTCGCCCGCGGAGTTACGCCCCACCTGGAAATCACCGGTTATGGCACGCAAGGTGATGATTACTCGAGCCATGAATTGTTCGGGCTAGGGCAAACGATGCGAAGTGCGCTCACCAGTGCAGGCAAGAATCCGGAAGATGTCGATTACATTTGCGCGTACGGCCCGGGGCATCCGGCTCTCGATATCGTCGAGACAGACATGATCAAGCGCGTGTTCGGACGGCGCGCTTACAGCATTCCTGTCAGCTCGATCAAGGGAGTGACGGGAAACGCGCTCTCGGCCGCTGGCCCCCACCAAATCATCACCTGCGCGTTGTGCTTTAAGCATGAAATGATTCCACCGACAGCAAACTACGAAGTGGCCGACCCTCGCTGCGACCTCGATTATGTCCCGGGTCGTTTCCGCAATCGCCGGATCAACACTGCGCTAATCAACGTCCGCGGCTTGGGCGGAGGGAATAGCAGCCTGGTGGTTGAACGCGTTCAGGAATGA
- a CDS encoding UdgX family uracil-DNA binding protein (This protein belongs to the uracil DNA glycosylase superfamily, members of which act in excision repair of DNA. However, it belongs more specifically to UdgX branch, whose founding member was found to bind uracil in DNA (where it does not belong), without cleaving it, appears to promote DNA repair by a pathway involving RecA, rather than base excision.): MRRTVVATKFVAKNERDWIPAPVPETTSLTTLKTAAKSCTACHLYRHATQTVFGEGPKGATLMLLGEQPGDQEDVTGKPFVGPAGQILDRALEAAGIDRSEVYVTNTVKHFKWEPRGKRRIHKKPNSREIAACRPWLEAELRVVRPALLVCLGATAAQAIFGPSFRVTRERGKVLESELAPKVVATVHPSSLLRQPDEESREREYKLFVADLRAAIKAAM, from the coding sequence ATGCGAAGAACTGTTGTGGCCACGAAGTTTGTCGCGAAGAACGAACGAGATTGGATTCCCGCGCCCGTGCCGGAAACAACAAGTCTGACGACGTTGAAGACCGCGGCGAAGTCCTGCACGGCCTGCCATCTTTATCGGCATGCAACCCAAACCGTCTTCGGCGAAGGACCGAAAGGCGCCACGCTGATGCTGCTGGGCGAACAGCCGGGAGACCAGGAAGACGTGACCGGCAAACCGTTCGTCGGCCCTGCCGGGCAAATTCTCGATCGCGCCCTGGAGGCAGCGGGGATCGATCGCAGCGAGGTTTACGTCACGAACACGGTAAAGCACTTCAAATGGGAACCGCGCGGCAAGCGTCGCATCCACAAGAAACCAAACTCACGCGAGATCGCCGCTTGCCGGCCATGGTTGGAGGCGGAGCTGCGAGTCGTCAGGCCGGCCCTGCTTGTTTGCCTGGGCGCGACCGCAGCCCAGGCGATCTTCGGGCCGTCGTTTCGCGTCACGCGGGAGCGCGGCAAAGTTCTCGAATCCGAGCTCGCGCCGAAAGTCGTGGCGACGGTGCATCCCTCGTCCCTGCTCCGGCAGCCGGACGAAGAATCGCGCGAGCGCGAGTACAAGCTTTTTGTCGCCGACCTGCGGGCGGCCATTAAGGCGGCGATGTGA
- a CDS encoding hybrid sensor histidine kinase/response regulator, whose product MSVASDLPQVLVIDDELGPRESLRMLLKPNYQVYTADCVDAGIKLLKEKQPDAVITDIRMPGASGIDGLRRIREIDPHVAVIMLTGFGALETAQEALRLGANDYINKPFDAREMREVIGRNVERTRVHRTGVNAAEEIKELNNRLLKELAQKERLASLGQASAEFVHDLGNPLTIVWGYVQLLAKKLEQSEKENGSKTPTSAKELNIIEQNVRLCRELLTMWQSYGSVEAAPHKEISVSGIVREVVKGVGPMAVQSGVELKCNICDDPCTLLGDSVQLTRGIQNVIINALQASGEQKGAVTVSCLRKDFYVDVRVEDTGAGITPAQMSKIFDPYFTTKQGKSGTGLGLYITKKVVEDHNGSIKVDSTPPMGTSFTIRLPLLNN is encoded by the coding sequence ATGTCTGTTGCCTCCGATCTTCCTCAAGTCCTCGTCATCGATGACGAATTAGGTCCCCGCGAAAGTTTGAGGATGCTTTTGAAGCCGAATTATCAGGTTTACACGGCCGATTGCGTCGACGCCGGGATCAAACTTTTAAAGGAAAAGCAACCCGATGCGGTGATCACGGACATTCGGATGCCCGGGGCGAGCGGGATAGATGGCCTCCGGCGAATCCGGGAGATCGACCCCCACGTCGCCGTAATCATGCTGACTGGTTTTGGGGCGCTGGAAACGGCGCAAGAAGCGCTGCGACTGGGCGCGAATGATTATATCAACAAGCCATTCGATGCCCGCGAGATGCGGGAAGTAATCGGACGCAACGTCGAGCGAACTCGCGTTCACCGCACCGGCGTGAACGCGGCCGAAGAAATCAAGGAGCTGAATAACCGGCTGCTCAAAGAGCTCGCGCAAAAGGAAAGATTGGCCTCGTTAGGCCAGGCCTCCGCCGAGTTCGTTCACGATCTCGGCAACCCTCTCACCATTGTCTGGGGCTACGTTCAGCTCCTCGCGAAGAAACTTGAGCAATCGGAAAAGGAGAATGGCTCGAAGACTCCGACCTCCGCGAAGGAGCTCAATATTATCGAGCAGAATGTGCGGCTTTGTCGTGAACTGCTCACCATGTGGCAGAGTTACGGCAGCGTGGAAGCCGCGCCGCACAAGGAGATTTCGGTTTCGGGAATCGTCCGCGAAGTCGTCAAAGGCGTGGGCCCGATGGCGGTCCAGAGCGGCGTCGAGCTAAAGTGCAATATTTGCGATGATCCTTGCACTCTTTTGGGCGATTCCGTGCAGCTGACGCGCGGGATCCAAAACGTCATTATCAACGCCTTGCAGGCCTCCGGCGAGCAAAAAGGCGCTGTGACGGTGAGCTGCTTGCGCAAGGATTTTTACGTCGATGTTCGGGTTGAAGATACCGGGGCCGGTATCACCCCGGCGCAGATGTCGAAAATCTTCGATCCCTATTTTACGACGAAACAGGGGAAGAGCGGGACTGGTCTCGGCCTCTATATCACCAAGAAGGTCGTCGAAGATCACAACGGTTCCATCAAAGTGGACAGCACTCCCCCGATGGGGACGAGTTTCACCATTCGTTTGCCGCTGCTGAATAACTAG
- a CDS encoding ATP-binding protein: MNVATLPLWLALFLQLGLGVAVFRANPRSYVNQSFLLVSVILSAWLVSLHLAFGATQGGPAAFWIRNASASGLFMATGFNVLRLAILCREGGWRVIWRQSAILALSSLVVGAMCYTPLFLRYAEIRAGEIPRPVYGPLLPVYSCFCAIVGLAVMGLYVRDLRRTSGMQKVELQFVVAGCAVLAGLLAFMPVLGNRDIAVQFAPFRIVIFSLVIAYGVSTRKIMEVGFFFRRITAYAVLTAYLLAIYTAVWWLVSTAFHSSFPHESRTVAHVAAALVLAFAMAPARGISQSLANRLFVRTRGIDFQSTMREAAGILKSVTTLQDLLGRFATTIGEAVGTERVLILLPEKDAYVQHYPPTQPEMGASELRLSREEPMISYLETHHEILVLDELYRVRTTPEMDQAAQEMEKLKMAVAIGIFSRQHLAGVMLLGPRISGRIYGAVEQNALQVLCGQLAVAIDNAQLFTEVQNARIYNETLLENLTTGVIAAGADECVTVFNNEAGQITGLDPRDLIDDSIDRLPAGLRQILSDTLRTGDRQENGELIVPLDDHNAIVRASSSIFHGEQGEMLGALVVLTDITALKRLELQIRRSDRLASLGTLSAGMAHEIKNPLVSIKTFAQLLPERYQDSDFRDTFSNLIGHEIDRIDSLVNQLLRFARPAKPVLKPMHVHDVLEKSLQLVGHRLYQKEIKLTRSWRADVDTIRADADQLEQVFLNFFLNAMDAMNRGGELSVGTEIRAASEWVAAISGSNGESHEVLLVTIRDDGEGIRTEDIPHVFDPFFTTKDYGTGLGLSVVHGIIQEHGGQIEVESELSKGTSFHILLPLVRFAQEVVAA, encoded by the coding sequence ATGAACGTCGCGACCCTCCCCCTCTGGCTGGCCCTTTTCCTTCAACTAGGTCTGGGGGTGGCAGTTTTTCGCGCGAATCCGAGAAGTTACGTTAACCAGAGTTTCCTGCTTGTTTCGGTAATCCTGTCGGCGTGGCTCGTCTCGCTTCATCTCGCCTTTGGGGCCACGCAAGGTGGTCCTGCGGCCTTCTGGATCCGCAATGCGTCCGCCAGCGGCCTTTTCATGGCGACTGGTTTTAATGTGCTCAGACTTGCAATTCTCTGCCGGGAGGGAGGATGGCGTGTCATCTGGAGACAGTCGGCGATCCTGGCCCTATCCAGCCTGGTCGTAGGCGCGATGTGTTATACGCCTTTGTTCCTAAGATACGCGGAAATCCGAGCCGGCGAGATTCCACGCCCCGTTTACGGTCCGTTACTTCCTGTTTACAGCTGTTTCTGCGCGATCGTTGGGCTCGCCGTGATGGGTCTTTACGTGCGAGACCTCCGGAGGACGAGCGGCATGCAGAAGGTCGAGCTCCAGTTTGTCGTCGCCGGCTGCGCGGTTCTGGCCGGACTACTCGCCTTTATGCCGGTCCTCGGGAACCGAGACATCGCGGTGCAGTTCGCGCCCTTCAGAATCGTGATTTTCAGCCTGGTGATCGCCTACGGCGTGTCGACGCGAAAAATCATGGAGGTAGGATTTTTCTTCCGTCGCATCACCGCTTACGCGGTTCTGACTGCATATCTGCTCGCCATCTACACCGCGGTGTGGTGGCTCGTATCGACTGCTTTTCACTCGTCGTTTCCTCATGAGAGCCGAACGGTCGCACACGTGGCGGCAGCACTCGTGCTCGCCTTTGCGATGGCTCCGGCCCGAGGCATATCCCAATCCCTGGCCAACCGCCTTTTCGTCCGCACCCGCGGGATCGATTTTCAATCCACCATGCGCGAGGCCGCGGGAATCCTAAAATCGGTGACGACGCTTCAGGATCTACTTGGTCGGTTCGCTACGACGATTGGGGAAGCGGTTGGAACCGAACGCGTTTTGATTCTCCTTCCAGAGAAGGACGCATATGTGCAGCATTACCCGCCCACTCAACCCGAAATGGGAGCAAGCGAGCTCCGCCTGAGTCGCGAGGAGCCGATGATTTCGTATCTCGAAACGCACCATGAAATCCTCGTTCTCGACGAGCTATATCGTGTTCGCACCACTCCGGAGATGGATCAGGCTGCTCAGGAAATGGAGAAACTCAAGATGGCAGTGGCCATCGGAATTTTTTCCCGTCAGCACCTTGCCGGCGTCATGCTCCTGGGCCCCCGGATCTCCGGCCGGATTTACGGCGCGGTCGAACAAAACGCGCTTCAGGTCCTTTGCGGGCAACTCGCGGTGGCGATCGATAACGCGCAGCTCTTCACCGAAGTGCAGAATGCCCGGATCTATAACGAAACGCTGCTCGAGAATCTGACCACCGGCGTCATCGCGGCGGGCGCGGATGAATGCGTCACCGTGTTCAATAACGAGGCGGGGCAAATCACCGGACTGGATCCCCGCGACCTCATCGATGATTCAATCGACCGGTTGCCGGCAGGGCTGCGACAAATCCTTTCCGACACCTTGCGCACCGGCGACCGGCAGGAAAATGGCGAGCTCATCGTCCCGTTGGACGACCACAACGCCATCGTCCGCGCCAGCAGCTCGATCTTCCACGGAGAACAGGGCGAAATGCTGGGCGCGCTGGTGGTATTGACGGATATCACCGCCTTGAAACGCCTCGAACTCCAAATCCGCCGGAGCGACCGGCTCGCCAGCCTCGGGACCCTCTCCGCCGGGATGGCGCATGAAATTAAGAATCCGCTCGTCTCCATCAAGACTTTCGCCCAGCTCTTGCCGGAGCGTTATCAGGATTCCGATTTCCGGGACACCTTTTCGAATCTGATTGGACACGAGATCGATCGGATCGATTCGCTGGTCAATCAGCTGCTACGTTTCGCGCGTCCGGCCAAACCGGTTTTGAAGCCGATGCACGTCCATGACGTGCTCGAAAAATCGCTCCAGCTCGTCGGGCACCGGCTGTACCAGAAGGAAATCAAATTAACTCGTTCCTGGCGGGCCGATGTGGATACTATCCGCGCCGATGCCGACCAACTGGAGCAGGTTTTCCTCAATTTTTTCCTCAACGCCATGGACGCCATGAATCGGGGCGGAGAACTCAGCGTTGGCACCGAGATTCGCGCCGCCAGTGAATGGGTCGCCGCGATCTCGGGCAGCAATGGAGAATCGCACGAGGTGTTGCTCGTGACGATCCGCGACGATGGCGAAGGCATTCGAACTGAAGATATCCCGCACGTCTTCGATCCTTTCTTCACCACGAAAGATTACGGAACGGGCCTGGGATTGTCCGTTGTCCACGGCATCATCCAGGAGCATGGCGGACAGATTGAAGTTGAAAGCGAACTCAGCAAAGGCACGTCCTTTCACATCTTGTTGCCGCTGGTCCGTTTCGCGCAGGAGGTCGTAGCGGCATGA
- a CDS encoding thioredoxin-like domain-containing protein produces MRRLAFILLILVATAFSSAVARVLPLTAKEVALMLRAGYSSQTVQEELAARHFAGTCDAAAEKVLRDAGASEALIEVLKKGTYQSSPADAQAAQDQIALQKQKQALEAERSRKFDTLYQSQLARERAAAPSKTESSSAVTGLLKGDLVTWKTGSLVRFDDEQLGKKKLIAFYFSAQWCGPCRAFTPKLVEFYNQTAAQHPEFEIVFVSYDKSPFGMETYMRESKMPWPAIDFAKLPGKAAIKKYAGESIPCLVVVDAAGNVVADTYAGKNYLGPEKVIGDLTAMFAKSSTPGIAGIQ; encoded by the coding sequence ATGCGCAGGCTCGCTTTTATTTTGCTTATTCTCGTCGCAACGGCTTTCAGCAGCGCCGTTGCCCGCGTCCTGCCGCTCACCGCGAAGGAAGTGGCGCTCATGCTGCGGGCCGGCTACTCGAGCCAAACCGTGCAGGAGGAATTAGCCGCTCGCCATTTTGCGGGGACGTGCGACGCCGCCGCGGAAAAAGTTTTGCGCGACGCCGGGGCCTCTGAAGCACTGATCGAGGTCCTCAAAAAAGGAACGTACCAAAGCTCGCCGGCCGATGCCCAGGCTGCCCAGGATCAAATCGCGCTCCAGAAGCAGAAACAGGCGCTCGAGGCTGAGCGTTCGCGCAAATTCGACACGCTTTACCAAAGCCAGCTCGCCCGGGAGCGAGCCGCGGCGCCTTCGAAGACGGAATCCTCTTCCGCAGTCACGGGCCTTCTCAAAGGCGACCTCGTGACTTGGAAAACCGGGAGCCTTGTTCGGTTCGACGACGAGCAACTGGGGAAAAAGAAACTAATCGCCTTCTATTTCTCGGCCCAATGGTGTGGGCCTTGCCGCGCATTCACGCCCAAGCTGGTTGAATTTTACAATCAAACCGCGGCCCAGCATCCGGAGTTCGAAATTGTTTTCGTCAGCTACGATAAGTCGCCCTTCGGAATGGAAACGTACATGCGCGAAAGCAAGATGCCCTGGCCAGCCATCGATTTCGCCAAGCTGCCCGGCAAAGCGGCGATCAAAAAATATGCTGGCGAGAGCATTCCCTGCCTGGTCGTCGTGGATGCCGCTGGCAACGTCGTTGCCGATACCTACGCCGGAAAAAATTACCTCGGCCCGGAGAAGGTCATTGGAGACCTCACCGCGATGTTCGCGAAATCGTCGACTCCGGGCATTGCCGGAATCCAGTAA
- a CDS encoding ParA family protein, translated as MRIIAIANQKGGVGKTTTAVNLGCALAEAGLRILLIDLDPQGNATSSFGLQELEGESLYEPLLGNAAIAEKVVPTRVERVFIVPADLDLAGAEVEIARLDNHLTRLAETLAPLRADNTFDFVLLDCPPSLGILMTNALAAADELLTPIQCEFFALEGLVKIVRIIEQVRDSGANDRLEIGGIVMTMFDSRTNLSAQVVADVRAHFGERVYETVIPRTVRLSEAPSFGKSILEHDSSGAGARAYRALAKEFIQRHEKGSADVIVAPPSPAA; from the coding sequence ATGAGAATCATCGCGATCGCAAACCAGAAAGGCGGGGTCGGCAAGACCACGACGGCGGTGAATCTCGGATGTGCGCTCGCCGAAGCGGGGTTGCGGATTTTGCTTATCGATCTCGATCCGCAGGGGAACGCGACCAGTTCGTTCGGGTTGCAGGAGCTCGAGGGCGAGAGCTTGTACGAGCCGTTGCTCGGCAATGCGGCCATTGCGGAGAAAGTTGTGCCGACGCGCGTCGAACGCGTTTTCATTGTGCCGGCCGATCTCGATCTGGCGGGCGCGGAGGTGGAAATCGCCCGGCTCGACAATCATCTAACCCGGCTCGCCGAAACGCTCGCGCCTTTGCGCGCTGATAACACTTTCGATTTCGTTCTGCTCGATTGCCCGCCGTCGCTCGGCATTCTCATGACGAATGCCCTCGCGGCCGCCGACGAATTGCTCACGCCGATCCAATGCGAATTCTTCGCGCTGGAAGGCCTGGTGAAGATCGTCCGGATCATCGAACAGGTACGCGACTCCGGCGCGAACGATCGCCTGGAGATTGGCGGGATCGTCATGACAATGTTCGACAGCCGCACGAATCTGAGCGCACAGGTAGTTGCTGATGTGCGCGCTCATTTTGGCGAACGCGTTTACGAAACCGTGATTCCGCGCACCGTCCGGCTGAGCGAAGCGCCCAGCTTCGGTAAATCAATCCTCGAACACGATTCGAGTGGCGCCGGCGCGCGGGCCTACCGCGCCCTGGCGAAGGAGTTTATCCAGCGACACGAAAAAGGGTCTGCCGATGTGATCGTTGCCCCGCCATCACCGGCTGCCTGA
- a CDS encoding N(4)-(beta-N-acetylglucosaminyl)-L-asparaginase, translated as MNSKTVKPVVIASANGNKFKNGGEMTCVQKAFTMMTSGGSDVLDALIAGVNIVELDPLDDSVGYGGLPNADGVVQLDSCCMHGPKRRAGGVACLEGVRTPSLVAKAVMDQTDHHLIVGKGAQDFARGLGFKIEDDLNTEHSRQLWLDWKRRIDPKHYLDPQKRAEAGREAMRQMVAEGLIDPRHIYGTINCDGVNAKGEVCGVTTTSGLSWKIPGRVGDSPILGAGLYVDGEIGAAGSTGRGEANLYNLCSFLIVENMRKGMHPKDAGMEACRRIKANTVEKRLLNSKGNPNFGINFYILNAKGEYAGVSMYPEFIRESTGEVVKTTYAVCTEKGPETLPCEALLPGRAED; from the coding sequence ATGAACTCGAAAACAGTCAAGCCGGTCGTGATCGCTTCGGCGAACGGTAACAAATTCAAAAATGGCGGGGAGATGACCTGCGTCCAAAAAGCGTTCACGATGATGACCAGCGGGGGCTCCGATGTCTTGGACGCCTTGATCGCCGGCGTAAACATCGTGGAGCTCGATCCGCTCGACGACAGCGTGGGCTACGGCGGGTTGCCGAACGCGGACGGCGTGGTGCAGCTCGATTCCTGTTGCATGCACGGACCAAAACGCCGGGCCGGCGGCGTTGCCTGCCTCGAAGGGGTGCGGACGCCGTCGTTGGTCGCCAAGGCGGTCATGGACCAAACGGACCACCATCTCATTGTCGGCAAAGGCGCCCAGGATTTCGCGCGCGGGCTTGGCTTCAAGATCGAGGATGATTTGAACACGGAACATTCGCGGCAGCTCTGGCTGGATTGGAAACGGCGGATCGACCCAAAGCATTACCTTGATCCACAGAAACGAGCGGAGGCGGGGCGCGAGGCGATGCGGCAAATGGTTGCGGAAGGCTTGATCGATCCCCGGCATATTTACGGCACGATCAATTGCGACGGAGTCAATGCCAAAGGCGAGGTCTGCGGCGTGACAACGACGAGCGGCCTTTCCTGGAAAATTCCCGGGCGGGTCGGAGATTCGCCCATTCTGGGGGCCGGCCTTTACGTGGACGGCGAAATCGGCGCTGCTGGTTCCACCGGCCGCGGCGAAGCCAATCTCTACAACCTTTGCTCCTTCCTGATCGTCGAAAATATGCGCAAGGGCATGCATCCGAAAGATGCCGGCATGGAAGCCTGCCGCCGAATCAAAGCCAACACGGTTGAGAAGCGCCTGCTCAACAGCAAGGGCAATCCGAATTTCGGAATCAATTTCTACATCCTGAATGCGAAGGGCGAATACGCCGGGGTTTCCATGTATCCCGAATTTATCCGGGAGAGCACCGGGGAAGTCGTAAAAACGACCTACGCTGTCTGCACGGAGAAAGGTCCGGAGACATTGCCCTGCGAGGCGCTCTTGCCGGGAAGGGCGGAGGATTAA
- a CDS encoding GNAT family N-acetyltransferase: MSSLQTARLILRPFIENDLDALSALMANQDFMRFSLGIFSREQTADFLEKVRARDRAGLPSQFAVVLRENGLLIGYCGFFLQIVNDVEELEIGYRIDPAFWNRGIATEAAHAVRDHAFTKLDLRRIISLIHPDNAASRRVAEKNGMTLEKETVFRGFPTIVFSIDNPTSGSR; the protein is encoded by the coding sequence ATGTCTTCGCTCCAGACCGCCCGCCTGATCTTGCGACCCTTCATCGAGAATGATCTCGACGCTCTGTCGGCGCTGATGGCGAACCAGGATTTCATGCGTTTCTCCCTCGGCATTTTTTCCCGCGAACAGACGGCGGACTTTCTCGAGAAGGTGCGGGCCCGCGATCGCGCGGGGTTACCGTCGCAATTCGCAGTGGTTTTGCGCGAGAACGGACTCCTCATCGGCTACTGCGGCTTCTTCCTCCAGATCGTCAACGATGTGGAGGAGTTGGAGATTGGTTACCGCATCGATCCCGCGTTCTGGAACCGAGGGATCGCCACCGAGGCAGCCCACGCCGTCCGCGATCATGCGTTCACCAAACTCGATCTTCGACGAATTATTTCACTCATCCATCCCGACAATGCCGCCTCCCGTCGCGTGGCGGAAAAAAATGGGATGACGCTGGAAAAAGAAACCGTCTTCCGCGGTTTCCCGACGATCGTGTTCAGTATCGACAATCCCACGTCAGGCAGCCGGTGA